One Gimesia chilikensis DNA segment encodes these proteins:
- a CDS encoding efflux RND transporter permease subunit, which yields MISSFYQKYSRCLIWGVFCTLPILAFMAELLPSNNDIETWLPKDSDVRIVYDRFKAEFGAEEVILVAVEKGLDQPALIEGTAGRIETLDSVRECWTPDRLKNILNEFQVEPAEINRRLDGLLMNKQHNMAGILVLLSDEGIKDRAGTVAGIREKLEYNQLTGREVKLAGAPVVIAELDRLGSQKSNKKFFIITLLISLCLLYYSFREWKKTLATLGLTIWAINLTTALIYLGGGEMNFILGALSVMVLVFTLAISIHVHHYVASCIDQPDPLSAALKIAWKPCFLATLTTTIGLYSLTISEIGPVTQFGYAASLGTFVSLITGLGLTPAVLTIWPIDPKTIHAAESRWNFQKCANWLIDHSGRVSLATIVLVMITGVGLFSLKTKIDPLDFLPAEGRVIQDVRAVQENLTELDSVEAIVDFGDDDKPFIEKVERVRELEKVIQQHPAVRHTMSLASFFPNQFPESPFETARLLSKAQSKHGENDFVSDGERLWRISARISSDAELPQDQIYDELSAMINDPQVVLTGVAPLLRRAQNQIFTGFWESFSMAFVIITIVMIVSLRSIKAGLVAMVPNLTPICIVFGILGWYQIPIDIGIMMTASIALGIAVDGTFHFLVRYQEQYRLSRNSAQASRDSLLMTGEPIFTAAVITGAGMLALTLSNFVPTARFGYMMTSLLVAALVGDLILLPCLLALRPRNVDQPDGSDHKDSGAETDESRPRSPHFLKQSQQGAKDQSDKAVA from the coding sequence ATGATCTCATCTTTCTATCAAAAATACAGTCGTTGCCTGATCTGGGGTGTGTTCTGCACGCTGCCGATTCTGGCCTTCATGGCAGAGCTGCTGCCTTCCAACAATGATATCGAAACCTGGTTGCCCAAGGATTCGGATGTTCGCATTGTTTACGATCGCTTCAAGGCGGAGTTCGGTGCAGAAGAGGTCATTCTGGTTGCGGTCGAGAAGGGGCTGGATCAGCCGGCTCTGATCGAAGGCACCGCAGGGCGGATCGAAACTCTGGATTCCGTCAGAGAGTGCTGGACCCCCGATCGACTGAAAAATATTCTGAATGAATTCCAGGTAGAACCAGCAGAGATCAACCGTCGTCTGGACGGCCTGTTGATGAACAAGCAGCACAACATGGCCGGGATTCTGGTATTACTCTCAGACGAGGGGATTAAAGACCGGGCAGGAACGGTCGCCGGGATTCGTGAAAAGCTGGAGTACAACCAGTTGACCGGTCGTGAGGTCAAGCTGGCGGGAGCGCCGGTGGTGATTGCAGAACTGGATCGTCTGGGCAGTCAGAAATCCAATAAAAAGTTTTTCATCATCACCCTGCTGATCAGCCTGTGTCTTCTGTATTACTCCTTCCGCGAATGGAAGAAAACACTGGCCACACTGGGTCTGACGATCTGGGCCATCAACCTGACCACCGCTCTGATCTACCTGGGCGGCGGTGAGATGAACTTCATTCTTGGTGCCCTGTCGGTGATGGTGCTGGTATTTACGCTCGCCATTTCGATTCACGTGCATCACTATGTCGCCAGCTGTATCGATCAACCCGATCCCCTGTCTGCTGCACTCAAAATCGCCTGGAAACCTTGTTTTCTGGCGACCCTGACAACGACGATCGGCCTGTATTCGCTGACGATCAGCGAAATCGGACCAGTCACCCAGTTCGGCTATGCTGCTTCACTGGGAACGTTCGTCTCCCTGATTACCGGACTCGGGCTCACTCCCGCGGTGTTGACCATCTGGCCCATCGATCCGAAAACCATCCACGCCGCGGAATCCCGCTGGAACTTCCAGAAATGTGCCAACTGGTTGATCGATCATTCCGGACGTGTGTCGCTGGCGACAATCGTATTGGTGATGATTACCGGCGTAGGGTTGTTCAGTCTTAAGACGAAAATTGATCCACTCGATTTTCTGCCCGCGGAAGGACGAGTGATTCAGGATGTGAGAGCGGTTCAGGAGAATCTGACCGAACTTGATTCCGTCGAAGCGATTGTCGATTTTGGCGATGACGACAAGCCGTTTATCGAAAAAGTAGAGCGAGTTCGCGAGCTGGAAAAAGTGATCCAGCAGCATCCTGCTGTCAGGCACACGATGTCGCTGGCGAGCTTCTTCCCGAATCAGTTTCCCGAAAGTCCGTTCGAAACAGCCCGGCTGTTGTCGAAGGCACAGTCGAAGCACGGTGAGAATGACTTCGTTTCTGATGGGGAACGGTTGTGGCGGATTTCCGCTCGCATCAGCAGCGATGCAGAATTGCCTCAGGATCAGATTTACGACGAACTGTCGGCGATGATCAATGACCCGCAGGTCGTTCTGACCGGTGTGGCTCCGTTGTTGCGACGGGCTCAGAACCAGATCTTTACCGGGTTCTGGGAAAGTTTTTCGATGGCGTTTGTGATCATTACGATCGTGATGATTGTCTCGCTGCGTTCCATCAAGGCAGGACTGGTGGCCATGGTTCCCAACCTGACGCCGATCTGCATTGTGTTCGGTATCCTGGGCTGGTACCAGATTCCGATCGACATCGGGATCATGATGACCGCCAGTATCGCACTGGGTATCGCCGTCGACGGGACGTTCCACTTCCTGGTGCGATATCAGGAGCAGTATCGTCTTTCCCGGAATTCAGCTCAGGCTTCCCGCGATTCCCTGCTGATGACCGGTGAACCGATCTTTACGGCTGCGGTGATTACCGGGGCCGGTATGCTGGCGTTAACGCTCAGCAACTTCGTGCCGACCGCGCGGTTTGGCTATATGATGACTTCACTGCTGGTGGCAGCACTGGTGGGAGATTTAATCCTGCTGCCCTGTCTGCTGGCCCTGCGACCACGGAATGTCGATCAGCCGGATGGATCTGATCACAAAGACAGTGGTGCCGAGACGGATGAGTCCCGGCCACGGAGTCCGCATTTTCTCAAGCAGTCGCAACAGGGAGCGAAAGATCAGTCAGACAAAGCAGTTGCATAG
- a CDS encoding PilZ domain-containing protein, whose translation MEETPWSRPSMEDLKHVLASFGNQDAVNVRDVDRLELSVPAEIKTSRGNTISAMTREISRQGLGLLHKGMINPGEVTVKLASETREFEYRVKIMWCTPCDNGMFISGGEFLTKPEN comes from the coding sequence ATGGAAGAAACGCCATGGAGCCGTCCTTCAATGGAGGACCTGAAACACGTACTGGCCAGCTTCGGTAATCAGGATGCCGTCAATGTCCGTGACGTGGATCGCCTGGAACTCTCCGTACCTGCAGAGATCAAAACCTCTCGGGGGAATACCATTTCAGCCATGACTCGTGAAATCAGCCGTCAGGGACTTGGACTGCTGCACAAAGGGATGATCAATCCGGGCGAAGTAACCGTCAAACTGGCCAGCGAGACGCGTGAGTTTGAATACCGCGTCAAGATCATGTGGTGCACGCCCTGCGATAACGGTATGTTCATCAGCGGTGGTGAATTTCTCACCAAACCGGAAAACTAA
- a CDS encoding deoxyribonuclease IV translates to MPLLGAHQSIAGGYYKAVDLAAEFEMDCVQIFTKNNNQWRAKPLTDKDVTLFQEHLESTGVSRPCSHMSYLINLASPKDELWNKSIDAVVVELERAEALGLEGAVMHPGSFVTSSEEEGLDRIVAAIDQIHEKTDGFQTQIWLETTAGQGSNLGHRFEQLAYLLEQVKEGERLGICVDTCHIFAAGYPLIEADEYQSTMQELDAVIGYDRVRAFHLNDSKCEFGSRKDRHENIGKGFLGLEPFRHLLNDPNFQDRPMYLETPKDEEDGVPLDQINMQTLRGLCED, encoded by the coding sequence ATGCCATTACTGGGAGCGCATCAGTCGATTGCTGGTGGATATTATAAAGCCGTGGATCTGGCTGCTGAATTTGAAATGGACTGCGTGCAGATCTTCACCAAGAACAACAACCAGTGGCGGGCGAAGCCTCTGACGGATAAAGATGTGACTCTGTTCCAGGAGCATCTGGAGTCGACGGGCGTGAGCCGTCCCTGCTCGCATATGAGCTACCTGATTAATCTCGCCAGTCCCAAAGATGAACTCTGGAACAAATCGATCGATGCCGTCGTTGTGGAACTGGAACGAGCGGAAGCCCTCGGACTGGAAGGGGCCGTGATGCATCCCGGCAGTTTTGTGACCTCCAGCGAAGAAGAGGGGCTGGATCGGATCGTGGCTGCCATTGATCAGATTCATGAGAAGACCGATGGCTTCCAGACCCAGATCTGGCTGGAGACCACAGCCGGCCAGGGATCGAATCTGGGACATCGCTTCGAACAACTGGCTTATCTGCTGGAGCAGGTCAAAGAAGGGGAGCGACTGGGGATCTGTGTTGATACCTGTCATATCTTTGCTGCCGGCTATCCCCTGATCGAAGCAGACGAATACCAGTCTACCATGCAGGAACTGGATGCCGTGATTGGTTACGATCGCGTGCGGGCCTTCCATCTGAATGACAGCAAGTGTGAGTTCGGCAGTCGTAAAGACCGTCACGAAAACATCGGCAAGGGCTTTCTGGGGCTGGAACCGTTTCGGCATCTGCTCAACGATCCGAATTTCCAGGACCGTCCGATGTATCTGGAAACTCCCAAGGATGAGGAAGACGGCGTACCCCTGGATCAGATTAACATGCAGACCCTGCGTGGTTTATGCGAAGACTGA
- a CDS encoding sulfatase: MSRCFTPVPETALCIQIDSLIEEETSMRLIVSLFLLSFILFPVASDPSLRAAEQPNIIILLADDLGYGELGCQGNPQIPTPHIDSLAQEGIRFTQAYVTAPNCSPSRAGLLTGKIPTRFGYEFNPIGARNEDPGTGLPPAEQTLAELLHDQGYTTGLIGKWHLGGAADYHPYRHGFDEFFGFMHEGHYFVPPPYQGVTTMLRRKTLPGGSKGRWIGGQLIYSTHLGYDEPDYDANNPIIRGGQPVVETEYLTDAFTREAVSFIDRHQDKPFFLYLAYNAVHSPLQGKQADMQRFQNIDDVHRRIFAAMLSSLDQSVGQILQQVRKAKLDRNTLIVFLSDNGGPTCELTSSNLPLRGEKGSMYEGGLRVPFLMRWTGKLPAGQTYSQPVSSMDLFSTSAVLSGAPLPDDLDGQNLMPYLLKEKHGTPHHEFFWRQGKRAALRLGDWKIVKMRGKPDIKNWELYHITEDLSEQTNLASERQDKLQELLTRWNELNSQMKPALF, from the coding sequence ATGAGCCGCTGTTTCACTCCGGTCCCGGAAACGGCCCTGTGTATTCAAATCGATTCGCTCATCGAAGAGGAAACCAGCATGCGTTTGATCGTCTCCCTGTTTCTGCTCAGTTTCATCCTGTTCCCCGTGGCATCAGATCCCTCTCTGCGGGCAGCAGAACAGCCCAACATCATCATTCTACTCGCCGATGACCTGGGTTACGGAGAACTGGGCTGCCAGGGAAATCCGCAGATCCCCACGCCTCATATCGACTCACTGGCGCAAGAAGGAATTCGTTTTACACAGGCTTATGTCACCGCGCCCAATTGCAGTCCGTCACGGGCGGGACTGCTTACCGGTAAAATCCCAACTCGCTTCGGTTATGAATTCAATCCCATCGGTGCCCGCAATGAAGATCCGGGTACCGGACTGCCGCCTGCAGAACAGACACTGGCCGAACTTCTGCACGATCAGGGTTACACAACTGGTCTGATCGGAAAATGGCACCTCGGGGGCGCTGCCGACTATCATCCCTACCGCCATGGATTCGACGAATTCTTCGGCTTCATGCATGAAGGGCATTACTTCGTTCCGCCGCCGTATCAGGGTGTGACCACCATGCTGCGTCGCAAGACACTCCCCGGTGGAAGCAAGGGCCGCTGGATCGGAGGTCAGCTGATATATTCAACGCATCTGGGATACGATGAACCCGACTATGATGCCAACAACCCCATCATTCGCGGCGGACAACCGGTAGTGGAAACGGAATACCTGACTGATGCGTTCACGCGGGAAGCGGTCAGCTTTATTGATCGCCACCAGGACAAACCCTTTTTTCTCTACCTGGCGTATAACGCAGTTCACAGCCCCCTGCAGGGAAAACAGGCGGACATGCAGCGTTTTCAAAACATTGACGATGTGCACCGACGCATCTTTGCCGCCATGCTCTCTTCACTGGATCAAAGTGTCGGCCAGATTCTGCAGCAGGTCCGAAAAGCCAAACTGGATCGCAACACATTGATTGTCTTTCTGAGTGACAACGGCGGCCCGACGTGCGAACTCACGTCCAGCAATCTTCCACTGCGTGGCGAAAAGGGATCCATGTACGAAGGAGGACTGCGGGTTCCCTTTCTGATGCGCTGGACAGGCAAGTTGCCTGCTGGCCAAACCTATTCGCAGCCAGTCAGCAGCATGGATCTTTTCAGTACGTCGGCAGTTCTCTCCGGTGCACCGCTGCCGGACGACCTGGATGGCCAGAACCTGATGCCGTACCTGTTGAAAGAAAAACATGGCACGCCGCATCACGAGTTTTTCTGGCGTCAGGGTAAGCGAGCTGCACTCCGACTGGGGGACTGGAAAATTGTCAAAATGCGCGGCAAACCCGATATCAAAAACTGGGAGCTGTATCACATCACAGAGGATCTGTCGGAACAGACCAATCTCGCCAGCGAGCGGCAGGACAAACTGCAGGAACTGCTCACCCGCTGGAACGAATTGAATTCGCAGATGAAGCCGGCTCTGTTTTGA